In Naumovozyma dairenensis CBS 421 chromosome 2, complete genome, the following are encoded in one genomic region:
- the NDAI0B05730 gene encoding uncharacterized protein (similar to Saccharomyces cerevisiae YER076C), with amino-acid sequence MLKPRNILSITLYSIIHISSISFYDTKILFEKMLPITYISVLLLTFVFVEPIIASAIDYSPEIYVKGHLIGNTAGSYWLIDDDVTPMPVPYSMVMDYWQKLASSSKVSNKRDGQVISTLIDNCQGQFCQLLTLEAFANGTQYFQIKTIQGSGNFTGATYSDKFWRQDKVGYGSQYEVASLYGMNFETIVESYSNWASIWELTRLIVRALQQTLYYVLNTLKYCSLQKEKRDIYSILVDSSDGWSTFISTDTQTDFSNFYSWPDFEHMTREALTDESNKSKSAFCIFTNAVAGKEMNLRIISNTSQSKFDPWALPCGI; translated from the coding sequence ATGCTAAAACCGCGTAATATATTAAGTATTACGTTGTATTCTATAATTCACATATCTTCTATTTCATTCTACGATACCAAAATACTGTTCGAGAAAATGTTGCCTATAACGTACATCagtgtattattattaacgTTCGTTTTCGTTGAACCCATCATTGCTTCTGCAATTGACTACTCACCTGAAATTTATGTGAAAGGTCATCTAATAGGAAATACAGCTGGTTCTTATTGGTTGATAGATGATGACGTTACACCTATGCCAGTTCCATACTCGATGGTAATGGACTATTGGCAAAAGTTAGCATCATCGTCAAAAGTTTCAAACAAACGCGATGGTCAAGTAATATCTACTTTGATTGATAATTGTCAAGGCCAATTCTGCCAATTACTCACTCTAGAAGCATTTGCGAATGGGACgcaatattttcaaataaaaactaTACAGGGTTCTGGAAACTTTACCGGAGCTACGTATTCTGATAAATTTTGGAGGCAAGATAAAGTTGGTTATGGCTCGCAATACGAAGTTGCTTCTCTCTATGGCAtgaattttgaaacaattgtGGAAAGTTATAGTAACTGGGCCTCAATTTGGGAGTTAACTAGACTCATAGTTAGGGCCTTACAACAGACTCTATACTACGTCCTCaatactttgaaatattgTTCACTacagaaagaaaaaagggATATATACTCTATACTTGTTGATTCTTCTGATGGCTGGTCAACCTTCATCTCAACAGATACACAAACtgatttttctaatttttaTTCCTGGCCTGATTTTGAGCATATGACTCGAGAAGCTCTTACAGATGAGAGCAATAAGTCGAAGTCAGCATTTTGCATTTTTACTAACGCTGTTGCTGGTAAAGAGATGAATTTAAGGATCATTTCAAACACATCGCAGTCTAAGTTTGATCCATGGGCATTACCTTGTGGCATTTAA
- the XRS2 gene encoding Xrs2p (similar to Saccharomyces cerevisiae XRS2 (YDR369C); ancestral locus Anc_5.435): protein MWILRYQYGLEDGGIKKVSICLERSIAYSIGRSSKNPLSIKNDKSISRQHITIKWEPSGQLHLVNQGKLTSVKERYLAIDESLIFNVVDTKELDVHLGTNPVIVQIRWQPMNLYIPNMYEQFRGLLTKYGIEVTSDILQEDSHITAVVMTPNDYYVPLLALALGIPVFKSQYLTEVSNMLRPDNITFDTDVQKINSMESLKLVPSFSLSNNSKNFFQDYFFIITLNKSSVSEHADKSFILRKSLQLIGGEEEIIKDPTELQNSVTKILSTSGKNIVIVTDEDNGKRMIMNFECRNVKDIFDSFVKNDPKLLKSNLTETGVVSPKAPEIFENEKLMVEIQEPPIEAAITEESTSSKNLKHTPPEPVTTHIVKKRRLARKRVKPLESLDFFVGGSTTGTPFETSSTTLQQEIIEPKVPDVAPILNEQIQQSQVNKSINEPAKDIYSIGGSDRKETAALTYATIDKHMQEPTQQIDDIPSQHIDISPHGNSNEQEKRSNSSEKSPMITQQVNDEKDEKISNAKALKIGKREDSKRYSETTPKSMVETIQDIKNREVTRLQSSIAHVDAEELTEDAINEFSNLAIVESNASLIRRTENNDNTNKSTNSVVRHDSPDNIMNVLEGRRNFKRFVKVYPKYIQNKNDSNNERGDNGASDFIRNNAFLITRNYVPLKQYSKYDDSHGGKNGFNDEEMLEKEYVEYDNEEAGNGLSSTQHENENGVHLSATNQAHFQRSRSSQSSYNVDADEDSNEDDNIKSFSFSRTSLPKEPAPNKLFVPDEDEDEDEDEVAAHNLGIDIVNPDVRDVPEVPKRNPEKRKKVSKKSSPKGRGRFIDMENVDNDSVGDEDDDDDEPKFKFRRKR from the coding sequence atgTGGATATTGAGATATCAGTATGGATTAGAAGATGGAGGTATTAAAAAGGTATCAATTTGCTTGGAAAGATCGATAGCGTACAGCATTGGAAGATCAAGTAAAAATCCATTGAGTATTAAGAATGATAAAAGTATCTCAAGACAACATATAACTATCAAATGGGAACCCTCGGGTCAATTACATCTGGTAAACCAAGGTAAATTAACCTCTGTTAAAGAAAGATACTTGGCCATAGATGAATCCTTGATTTTTAACGTCGTAGATACAAAAGAATTAGATGTTCACTTAGGGACAAATCCAGTGATAGTACAAATAAGATGGCAACCAATGAACTTATATATACCGAACATGTATGAACAATTTAGGGGATTATTAACTAAATATGGTATTGAAGTGACATCTGATATTTTGCAAGAAGATAGCCACATAACCGCTGTAGTTATGACTCCCAATGACTATTATGTGCCATTGTTAGCACTGGCTCTGGGAATTCCAGTATTCAAATCACAGTATTTAACAGAAGTTTCTAATATGTTAAGACCAGACAATATAACGTTTGATACAGATGtgcaaaaaataaattccaTGGAATCTCTAAAACTAGTACcgtcattttcattatcaaacaATAGtaagaatttttttcaagattattttttcattattacacTTAACAAGAGTTCTGTATCTGAACATGCTGATAAATCATTCATTTTACGAAAATCTCTCCAATTAATCGgtggtgaagaagaaataataaaggaCCCTACCGAATTACAAAACTCTGTAACAAAAATCCTCTCAACATCaggaaaaaatattgtaattGTAACAGACGAAGACAATGGCAAAAGAATGATTATGAATTTTGAATGTCGTAATgtaaaagatatttttgattcCTTTGTGAAGAATGACccaaaattattgaaatcgAATTTGACTGAAACAGGCGTCGTTTCTCCTAAGGCTCcagaaatatttgaaaatgagaaGCTAATGGTAGAGATTCAAGAACCACCTATCGAAGCAGCTATAACAGAGGAATCTACCTCGAgtaaaaatttaaaacatACACCTCCAGAACCTGTAACTACACATATCGTTAAAAAAAGACGTCTAGCAAGAAAAAGAGTAAAACCGTTGGAAAGTTTAGATTTTTTCGTTGGTGGTTCCACCACTGGTACTCCTTTCGAAACCTCTTCAACTACGttacaacaagaaataatCGAACCAAAAGTTCCTGACGTAGCTCCAATTTTAAACGAACAAATACAGCAGTCACAAGTAAATAAAAGCATTAATGAACCCGCAAAggatatatattctattgGTGGGTCGGATAGGAAAGAAACTGCTGCCCTTACCTATGCTACTATAGATAAACATATGCAAGAACCTACACAACAAATAGACGATATTCCTTCACAACATATTGATATCTCTCCTCATGGAAATTCAAATGAACAAGAGAAGAGGTCAAATAGTTCTGAAAAGTCACCGATGATAACCCAACAGGTGAACgatgaaaaagatgaaaagatATCTAATGCAAAGGCCttaaaaattggaaaaagaGAGGATTCCAAACGATATTCAGAAACTACACCTAAATCGATGGTAGAGACCATTCAAGATATCAAAAATAGAGAAGTTACAAGATTACAATCATCCATAGCACATGTTGATGCAGAAGAATTAACTGAGGATgcaatcaatgaatttagTAATTTAGCCATTGTTGAATCAAATGCATCTTTAATACGACGAACTGAAAACAatgataatactaataagTCAACGAATAGTGTTGTAAGGCATGATTCTCCTGATAATATTATGAATGTATTGGAAGGACGTAGAAACTTCAAAAGATTTGTTAAAGTATATcctaaatatattcaaaataaaaatgattcGAATAATGAAAGAGGAGATAATGGTGCATCCGACTTCATACGAAACAATGCATTCTTaattacaagaaattaTGTTCCTTTGAAACAATATAGCAAGTACGATGATTCTCATGGTGGGAAAAACGGgtttaatgatgaagaaatgctggaaaaagaatatgttgaatatgataatgaagaagcTGGAAATGGGCTATCTAGTACACAGCacgaaaatgaaaatggtgTACACCTATCGGCTACGAATCAAGCACATTTCCAAAGGTCGAGATCTAGTCAGAGTTCGTATAATGTTGATGCTGACGAAGACAGTAATGAGGATGACAATATCAAATCATTTTCCTTTAGTAGAACATCATTACCAAAGGAGCCAGCACCGAACAAACTGTTTGTTccagatgaagatgaagacgaaGACGAAGATGAGGTAGCAGCTCATAATCTTGGAATTGACATTGTAAATCCAGATGTTCGAGATGTTCCAGAAGTTCCGAAGAGAAACCCtgagaaaagaaagaaggtatcaaaaaaaagttcTCCAAAGGGAAGAGGTCGTTTTATTGATATGGAGAACGTTGACAATGATAGTGTTGgagatgaagatgacgatgacgatgaaCCTAAGTTTAAGTTTAGAAGGAAACGATAA
- the NDAI0B05670 gene encoding uncharacterized protein (similar to Saccharomyces cerevisiae YPR1 (YDR368W) and GCY1 (YOR120W); ancestral locus Anc_5.434) yields MPSPQVSENILKLSTGASIPQIGLGTWRSVGTNDAYHSVIAALKNGYRHIDTAAIYGNEAQVGKAIRDSGVPRNEIFVTSKLWCAQTHDPKLALNQTLKRLGLDYIDLYLMHWPVTFNPRSIKDEDGSGDAFMTIPTDSNGNVDVEMDTWNFIKTWELMQHLPESGKTKAVGVSNFSINNLNDLLAASTTKVVPAANQIELHPLLAQNELLQYCKEKNILVEAYSPFGSINAPILKDETINAIAKKLDIQVGQVVMSWHIQRGGYVVLPKSVHEERIIANRKVVTLPDEDFQAINNLVKEKGELRVVDPDWSPFPLFK; encoded by the coding sequence ATGCCTTCCCCTCAAGTTTCAGAAAATATCCTTAAATTAAGCACTGGTGCTTCAATCCCCCAAATTGGTCTAGGTACTTGGCGTTCAGTGGGCACAAACGATGCCTACCATTCTGTCATTGCagctttgaaaaatggcTACAGACACATTGATACAGCTGCTATTTATGGTAATGAAGCTCAAGTCGGAAAAGCAATTAGAGATTCTGGTGTTCCTCGTAATGAAATCTTCGTTACTTCTAAATTATGGTGTGCTCAAACCCATGATCCTAAACTAGCTTTGAACCAAACTTTGAAGAGATTAGGTTTGGATTATATCGACTTATACTTAATGCATTGGCCTGTCACTTTTAACCCTAGATCTATCAAGGATGAGGATGGTTCCGGTGATGCCTTCATGACTATCCCCACTGATTCCAACGGTAACGTTGACGTTGAAATGGATACTTGGAATTTCATCAAAACTTGGGAATTGATGCAGCATTTACCTGAATCTGGTAAGACCAAAGCTGTTGGTGTTTCCAACTTCTCAatcaataatttgaatgatcTTTTGGCTGCTTCAACTACTAAAGTTGTCCCAGCTGCTaatcaaattgaattgCATCCATTGTTAGCTCAAAATGAATTGCTTCAATAttgtaaagaaaaaaatatcttgGTCGAAGCTTATTCTCCATTCGGTAGTATTAATGCtccaattttgaaagacGAAACTATCAATGCTATCGCTAAAAAGTTGGATATTCAAGTGGGCCAAGTTGTTATGAGCTGGCACATTCAAAGAGGCGGTTACGTTGTCTTACCAAAATCTGTCCATGAGGAAAGAATTATTGCTAATCGTAAAGTTGTTACTCTTCCAGACGAAGATTTCCAAGCGATTAACAATTTGgtcaaagaaaaaggtgAATTGAGAGTCGTTGACCCAGATTGGTCTCCATTCCCATTGTTCAAATAA
- the VPS74 gene encoding Vps74p (similar to Saccharomyces cerevisiae VPS74 (YDR372C); ancestral locus Anc_5.442), translated as MSTLQRRRRPQDGSNKGMVDVDSDNNDSSRILGSNNSNNNVSNSNTFGSSKIAYDPEEAKLLNNNNINNNNSGSNSRGGNNAVTPTLTLMEEVLLMGLRDKEGYLSFWNDNISYALRGCILIELALRGKIRILDDSARKRFDLSERLIEVKDGSKTGEVLLDETLQLMKNDEPLTIANWIDLLSGETWNIMKINYQLKQVRERLAKGLVDKGVLRTEMKNFFLFDMATHPVTDSSCKEAIKRRVLSVLVSRNMEFNYNEYFPQNTFFKIIRTIALICGAYGANVLENVLSSLDYEKSDNAIARADELIAQFSKFPFDLEKTTNTNVSVNLNRLVQQELDENPGYDLQLEVIAGVIEVFSRMDTLL; from the coding sequence ATGTCAACTTTACAGCGTCGTCGTCGTCCTCAAGATGGTTCCAATAAGGGTATGGTAGACGTAGACTCAGATAACAATGACTCCAGCAGGATACTCGGCTCAAATAACAGCAATAACAACGTCAGCAATTCCAACACCTTTGGCAGTAGCAAGATCGCGTACGACCCTGAAGAGGCAAAACTATtaaataacaacaatattaataataataactcCGGCAGTAATAGCCGCGGTGGTAATAATGCAGTCACACCCACGTTGACTCTAATGGAGGAAGTCCTTTTGATGGGATTAAGGGATAAAGAGGGATATTTGTCCTTTTGGAATGATAATATCTCGTACGCTTTAAGAGGTTGCATTCTTATTGAATTGGCTTTGAGAGGTAAGATTAGAATTCTCGACGATTCAGCAAGGAAAAGATTCGATTTATCAGAACGGTTAATCGAGGTGAAAGACGGGTCTAAAACTGGGGAAGTGTTATTAGATGAAACTTTacaattgatgaagaatgaTGAACCATTGACAATCGCTAATTGGATTGATTTGTTGAGTGGTGAAACTTGGAATATTATGAAGATTaattatcaattgaaacaagTGAGAGAAAGGTTAGCAAAGGGATTGGTGGATAAGGGTGTACTAAGGActgaaatgaaaaatttcttcttatttgATATGGCTACTCATCCGGTTACTGATTCAAGTTGTAAAGAAGCAATTAAACGTAGAGTCCTATCTGTGTTAGTATCAAGAAATATGGAATTTAActataatgaatatttccCACAAAATACTTTCTTTAAGATTATTAGAACCATTGCTTTGATTTGTGGAGCTTATGGGGCAAATGTCTTGGAGAACGTATTAAGTTCATTGGATTATGAAAAAAGTGATAATGCTATAGCAAGAGCTGATGAATTGATTGCacaattttcaaagttcCCATTCGATTTggaaaaaacaacaaatacaaaCGTTTCggtaaatttgaatagATTGGTACAACAAGAGTTAGATGAAAACCCAGGTTATGACTTACAATTAGAAGTTATCGCTGGTGTAATTGAAGTCTTCTCAAGAATGGATACCTTGCTatag
- the NDAI0B05700 gene encoding uncharacterized protein (ancestral locus Anc_5.438) has product MVEWCVIINDKKGSDRSAFNSQHFAGIPALVEQGKVVCGGAIYNEPTEEGGNPTVAGSHLQVVADTKEEVMELVKKDIFAKEGIWDVDNAIIYRFDAALRLPKK; this is encoded by the coding sequence ATGGTTGAATGGTGTGTTATTATAAATGATAAGAAAGGGTCAGATAGATCTGCTTTTAACTCGCAACATTTTGCAGGAATCCCGGCATTAGTGGAACAAGGAAAGGTGGTTTGTGGCGGTGCCATTTATAATGAACCAACTGAAGAAGGTGGGAACCCAACTGTTGCTGGATCACATCTTCAAGTCGTTGCTGATactaaagaagaagttatGGAGTTAGTGaagaaagatattttcGCTAAGGAAGGTATTTGGGATGTGGATAATGCTATCATTTATAGATTTGATGCAGCTCTTCGTCTACCAAAGAAATAA
- the CTS2 gene encoding putative chitinase (similar to Saccharomyces cerevisiae CTS2 (YDR371W); ancestral locus Anc_5.441) → MTYRRTILRIRFLILLAIICFILQMCLTKLFFNSNKEKIVTDHYKNNNNNNNNNNNNNNNDDGNKKGQHHSHLFPQENDIVNYPKLGKTNNTFVSGVYYSSWSPYKPRYHFPHDIDLTKITHVYYSFFLVNGATGDVTCSDEWSDLKMDLYKPLSLKLNTLHQNDKVLHDKNKTRLNETIEKMKKQLPLGCVGELFYLKKFQNFKLIMSIGGWSNREHFPSMVRDDNKLNQFIESSVEQMFKYGFDGIDLDWEFPEDDGFEPGKYLEIVQRLRKRMDKLEHDIFQKSKISPHDYDHDYHHPKFELSVATPAFIEKLNILPIKEMNKYIDYWNMMTYDYYGDWSEETGYHCNLYEGGNNGTINAQYKHEHTSSNKGLNANDAINYMLYNNNVSSRKLVLGLAAYGRGFTKVKVNKNDELFINKKFDGVGGASAGEPGMWLYNQLPIKNSKEMFDPNYVSAFCYDPKTKTFVGYDNVDTMKVKAKYVQDRHLAGGFWWESCGDDHKHPERSLLNAFTNQLEVKHLMKYEDSHLIYEQPDTIKYYLNYFGNDGFLSPFFIQIMSAM, encoded by the coding sequence ATGACATACAGAAGAACAATCCTACGTATCAGGTTCCTAATATTATTAGCTATAATTTGCTTCATTTTACAAATGTGTCTAACAAAattattcttcaattcaaacaaagaaaaaatcgTTACTGATCAttataagaataataataataataataataataataataataataataataacgacGATGGTAATAAGAAAGGCCAACACCATAGTCATTTATTCCCGCAAGAAAACGATATAGTCAATTATCCTAAATTAGGCAAAACCAATAATACGTTTGTTTCCGGAGTTTATTATTCTAGCTGGTCCCCATATAAACCGAGATATCATTTCCCAcatgatattgatttaaCCAAAATAACACatgtttattattctttctttttagtTAATGGAGCCACGGGGGATGTTACCTGTTCAGACGAATGGTCTGACCTTAAAATGGATTTGTATAAACCTTTGAgtttaaaattaaatactTTGCATCAAAATGATAAGGTCCTCCATGACAAAAACAAGACTAGATTAAACGAAACGATagaaaagatgaagaaacaatTACCATTGGGTTGTGTTGGTGAACTATTctatttaaagaaatttcaaaactttaAATTGATTATGTCCATTGGTGGTTGGTCCAATAGAGAGCATTTCCCTTCCATGGTTAgagatgataataaattgaatcaattcattgaatCAAGTGTGGAACAAATGTTTAAATATGGATTTGATGGGATTGATTTAGATTGGGAATTCCCAGAAGATGATGGGTTTGAACCTGGTAAATATCTTGAAATTGTTCAAAGattaagaaaaagaatggataaattagaacatgatattttccaaaaatcaaaaatatctCCTCACGATTATGATCATGATTATCATCATCCCAAATTCGAATTATCTGTTGCGACACCAGCATTCATtgagaaattgaatatcttaCCTATAAAggaaatgaataaatatattgattattGGAACATGATGACATATGATTATTATGGAGATTGGTCAGAAGAAACAGGTTATCATTGTAATCTTTATGAAGGTGGGAATAATGGTACGATAAACGCTCAATACAAACATGAACACACAAGTTCTAACAAGGGTTTAAATGCGAATGATGCAATTAATTATATGTTATATAACAATAACGTATCATCTAGGAAATTAGTACTTGGATTGGCCGCATATGGACGAGGTTTCACTAAAGTTAAAGtgaataaaaatgatgagCTTTTCATTAACAAGAAATTCGACGGGGTAGGCGGTGCATCAGCTGGGGAACCAGGTATGTGGTTATATAATCAATTGCCTATTAAAAACTCGAAAGAAATGTTTGACCCAAATTATGTCAGTGCCTTCTGTTATGATCCCAAGACTAAGACATTTGTTGGTTATGATAATGTTGATACAATGAAGGTGAAGGCGAAATACGTTCAAGATAGACATTTGGCAGGAGGATTTTGGTGGGAATCATGTGGAGATGATCATAAACATCCTGAaagatcattattaaatgcATTTACTAATCAACTTGAGGTCAAacatttgatgaaatatGAAGACTCACATTTAATTTATGAGCAACCTGATActattaaatattatttaaattattttggtAATGACGGGTTTCTATCaccatttttcattcaaataatgtCGGCCATGTAG
- the DXO1 gene encoding Dxo1p (similar to Saccharomyces cerevisiae YDR370C; ancestral locus Anc_5.437), giving the protein MTTSTKPYDFTNLSRELNAVKEETNASKEVITAPPITTIPFKQFKHCSISTYPKTPSSFFETSKDVALYHNKQLYSSDDTNLIPQLEPAIAKLANPSCSLNEARDLKLPYLGSDLYDGYESFIPMDPDELDSIEPCFKYIESWELQNKHDYQLGNKFTIVSARHHIVEMTMCIFNKRKMDDFILNVTYKGGSNGMLLFSRDVNKKDDGGIYSKDGVVRKISYSGFALEDLLTTNKNDHNADNSDVTLVGGDKAVFAIIENKLNDDISLLLRCEMDSYNPVNKCFTEMKCFARLKMNNHNHRRKLLKAWVQTGVIPNSDILIGIRDPMFGELNDIEWFSRMNLYRQINNRNLPEAKLDLNYNAEIAVQWSQHCIKSICKLVDESIDKTRLNTSQSFQIRINASRAIQIKKLKSVPNNVTMYCKK; this is encoded by the coding sequence atgaCAACTTCTACAAAGCCATATGATTTTACTAATCTATCTCGAGAATTGAATGCCgtgaaagaagaaacaaacgCATCTAAAGAAGTCATCACTGCTCCTCCCATTACAACGATCCCCTTCAAACAATTCAAACATTGCAGTATTTCCACATACCCTAAGACACCATCTTCATTCTTTGAGACGAGTAAGGATGTAGCATTATATCATAACAAACAACTATATTCCTCTGATGATACGAACTTAATACCGCAATTAGAGCCGGCTATTGCCAAATTAGCCAACCCAAGTTGCTCTTTGAATGAAGCACGAGATTTAAAGCTCCCATATTTAGGATCAGATCTTTATGATGGGTACGAAAGTTTTATTCCTATGGATCCTGATGAATTGGATAGTATTGAGCCATGTTTTAAGTATATTGAATCATGGGAGTTACAAAATAAGCATGATTATCAATTGGGGAATAAGTTTACTATTGTTTCTGCTCGACATCATATTGTGGAGATGACAATGTGTATTTTTAATAAGAGGAAGATGGATGACTTTATATTGAATGTGACTTATAAAGGTGGTAGTAATGggatgttgttgttttctAGAGATGTTAATAAGAAGGATGATGGTGGGATTTACTCTAAAGATGGAGTTGTAAGGAAAATCTCTTATTCAGGGTTTGCGCTGGAGGATTTATTGACAACGAATAAAAATGATCATAATGCAGACAATTCTGATGTTACGCTGGTGGGCGGTGACAAGGCTGTTTTTGCCATCATTGAGAACAAATTAAACGATGATATATCCTTGTTACTTCGTTGTGAAATGGATTCGTATAATCCTGTCAACAAATGTTTCACGGAAATGAAATGTTTTGcaagattgaaaatgaataatcATAACCATCGaaggaaattattaaaagcTTGGGTCCAGACCGGTGTCATACCGAATTCCGATATTTTGATTGGGATAAGAGACCCAATGTTTGGagaattgaatgatataGAATGGTTTTCAAGGATGAATTTATATAGACAAATCAATAATAGAAATTTACCGGAAGCCAAATTagatttgaattataatgCAGAAATTGCTGTACAATGGTCACAACATTGTATCAAATCCATATGTAAATTGGTCGACGAAAGCATCGATAAGACGAGATTAAATACCTCTCAATCATTCCAAATACGAATCAATGCTTCTAGGgcaattcaaataaaaaaattgaaatctgTTCCTAATAATGTCACTATGTATTGTAAGAAATAG